A section of the Candidatus Paceibacterota bacterium genome encodes:
- the glgB gene encoding 1,4-alpha-glucan branching protein GlgB, giving the protein MSLLGEIDLYLIGEGRHEKLWEVLGSHIKYSPNGVVTGTTFAVWAPNAREVSLICDANYWDRNTHKLSPVGKSGIWELFVPDVGEGLHYKYAILQRDGKWIDHADPLARRTQTPPLTASIVFESNFQWSDQPWMDRRESFQSWRQPVSIYEVHLGSWKLGLSYNQLAIELIEYVKNQKFTHVEFLPVMEHPYGPSWGYQVTSFFAPTSRFGSPDDFRHLIDALHAAGIGVILDWVPAHFPKDEWALANFDGTALYEHADPRLGEHPDWGTLIFNFGRTEVKNFLVASALFWLTEFHIDGLRVDAVASMLYLDYSRKEGEWLPNKFGGRENLEAVQLLQEVTSTAYREHPGIMMIAEESTAWSGVSRSTDSGGLGFGYKWNMGWMHDTLSYLQKDPIHRAHHHNEITYSILYAWSENYVLPISHDEVVHGKASLVNKFHGDRWQKLATMRALYGFMWAHPGKKLLFMGCEFAQSDEWSESLGLQWHLAQYGEHQGIQKSVKALNHIYVATPSLWEKDASPEGFTWLVNNDAPSNILAFVRWDDARNPLVSITNFSPIPHERYEMTLPVSGNWKEVMNTDDVAFGGSGISNENITSHVESGNRVKLRIPPLATLWLALG; this is encoded by the coding sequence ATGTCCTTACTTGGCGAGATCGATCTCTACCTGATTGGTGAGGGTCGCCATGAAAAGCTTTGGGAGGTTTTGGGTTCTCATATTAAATACTCTCCTAACGGAGTGGTCACCGGCACTACGTTTGCGGTCTGGGCACCCAACGCGCGTGAGGTAAGCCTGATCTGCGATGCCAACTATTGGGATCGAAACACACACAAGTTGTCTCCCGTGGGAAAGAGCGGAATCTGGGAACTTTTCGTTCCCGACGTCGGTGAAGGACTTCACTACAAATACGCGATTTTGCAGCGTGACGGGAAATGGATCGATCACGCAGATCCACTTGCCCGACGGACGCAGACTCCTCCCCTCACCGCTTCAATTGTTTTTGAATCAAATTTTCAGTGGAGCGATCAACCATGGATGGATCGAAGAGAGTCCTTTCAATCATGGAGGCAACCCGTCTCAATCTATGAGGTCCATCTCGGATCCTGGAAACTCGGACTCAGTTACAACCAACTCGCGATTGAACTCATCGAATATGTGAAGAATCAAAAGTTCACTCACGTGGAATTTCTTCCAGTCATGGAACACCCATACGGCCCATCTTGGGGATATCAAGTCACATCCTTTTTCGCTCCCACATCACGGTTTGGTTCCCCCGATGATTTTCGCCATCTCATCGATGCCCTTCACGCCGCCGGTATCGGAGTCATACTCGATTGGGTGCCCGCCCACTTTCCCAAAGATGAATGGGCGCTCGCCAACTTCGATGGCACTGCGCTGTACGAGCATGCCGATCCACGATTAGGAGAGCACCCAGACTGGGGAACTCTCATCTTCAACTTCGGCCGCACGGAGGTAAAGAATTTCCTCGTTGCAAGTGCACTTTTTTGGCTCACTGAATTCCACATTGATGGTCTTCGAGTAGATGCAGTGGCGTCCATGCTCTACTTGGACTACTCCCGCAAGGAAGGCGAATGGCTTCCCAATAAGTTTGGTGGCCGTGAGAATTTGGAGGCGGTCCAGCTTCTGCAAGAAGTGACTTCTACGGCATATAGAGAACACCCCGGAATCATGATGATCGCAGAAGAATCAACCGCTTGGTCTGGCGTTTCAAGGAGTACCGACTCCGGAGGGCTTGGCTTTGGATATAAATGGAATATGGGGTGGATGCACGACACTCTCTCTTACCTCCAGAAGGACCCTATCCACCGTGCCCATCACCATAACGAAATCACCTATTCGATTCTTTATGCCTGGAGTGAGAATTACGTCCTGCCAATCTCGCACGATGAGGTGGTGCACGGCAAAGCCTCACTCGTAAATAAATTCCATGGAGATCGTTGGCAGAAGCTTGCGACCATGAGAGCTCTCTACGGTTTTATGTGGGCGCACCCCGGTAAGAAATTGCTTTTTATGGGTTGCGAATTTGCTCAAAGTGATGAGTGGAGCGAAAGCCTGGGATTGCAGTGGCACCTCGCTCAGTACGGCGAACACCAAGGCATTCAAAAGAGTGTCAAGGCACTCAATCACATTTACGTCGCGACTCCCTCACTGTGGGAGAAGGACGCATCTCCTGAGGGGTTTACTTGGCTGGTCAACAATGATGCGCCTAGCAACATCCTCGCCTTCGTACGCTGGGATGATGCGCGGAATCCACTGGTCAGCATTACAAATTTCTCTCCTATTCCTCATGAACGGTATGAAATGACTCTGCCGGTATCGGGTAATTGGAAAGAAGTGATGAATACCGACGATGTTGCATTCGGTGGTAGCGGAATTTCAAATGAGAATATTACATCTCACGTTGAATCGGGAAATCGTGTCAAATTGCGAATCCCACCTCTTGCTACGTT
- the aceE gene encoding pyruvate dehydrogenase (acetyl-transferring), homodimeric type, whose translation MSEIFNTPDQVIDQLVDTDPQETAEWHASFDSALEHAGPVRARYLMLSLLKRAREKNVGLPYLRTTDYINTIPPEREPTFPGDEAVEKRIRAAIRWNAAMLVHRAQRPGVGVGGHISTYASSAALYEVGFNHFFRGKDHPGGGDQIYFQGHASPGMYARAFIEGRLNQTQLDGFRQELSHDGGGLSSYPHPRLMPEFWEFPTVSMGLGPLNAIYQARFNRYLHNRGIKDTSQQNVWAYLGDGEMDEPESLGAIGLAAREGLDNLTFVINCNLQRLDGPVRGNGKIIQELESIFGGAGWNVIKVVWGREWDPLLAQDREGALVQLMNQTPDGDYQTFKAESGAYVREHFFGRDPRTAAMVANWSDDKIWGLKRGGHDYRKLYAAYSEAVNHKGRPTVILAKTIKGWTLGSSFEGRNSTHQMKKMTLEDIMTFRDRLQIPVPDDQLDAKLPPYYKPAEDSPETQYLLERRRALGGSIPRRRTQSRPLPQPADSVYESARRGSGAQEVATTQSFVRLLKDLLKDPGMGSRFVPIIPDEARTFGMDSLFPSLKIYSALGQTYTSVDRELMLSYKESTSGVILHEGINEAGSVASFTAVGSSYSTHDEPMIPIYIFYSMFGFQRTGDAFWAASDQMVRGFVLGATAGRTTLNGEGLQHEDGHSPLLASTNPAVVAYDPAFAFEVGHIVKDGLRRMYGENSENIYYYLTVYNEPYVQPAEPENLDVDGLLKGIYQYSPARGDAKYHAQILASGVSLNWALKAQQLLEEDWGVSASVWSVTSWNELRRDGLETNKHNLLHPHDQRKAYVTTKLEGAQGPVVAVSDFMRGVQDQILPWVEQPFLSLGTDGFGLSDTRGALRRHFKVDAQSIAIAVLSQLAQSGEIHSSLVEDAIKKYQIFDISAADAGNTEGSG comes from the coding sequence ATGAGCGAAATATTTAATACGCCCGATCAGGTCATCGACCAACTTGTTGATACCGATCCCCAGGAAACCGCCGAATGGCACGCCTCCTTCGACTCCGCTCTTGAACATGCCGGCCCCGTCCGAGCCCGCTACCTCATGCTGAGTCTGCTCAAGCGGGCACGAGAAAAAAATGTCGGTCTTCCCTATCTGCGAACTACTGACTACATCAACACCATTCCTCCAGAGCGCGAACCCACTTTCCCAGGTGATGAGGCAGTCGAGAAGCGCATCCGTGCGGCAATTCGTTGGAACGCGGCCATGCTGGTCCATCGTGCACAGCGTCCTGGCGTTGGTGTTGGCGGACACATTTCAACGTATGCCTCATCGGCGGCTCTTTATGAAGTGGGATTCAATCACTTCTTCCGGGGCAAAGATCATCCAGGTGGCGGAGATCAAATTTACTTCCAGGGACATGCCAGTCCTGGAATGTATGCCCGCGCCTTTATCGAAGGAAGATTGAACCAAACCCAACTAGACGGATTCCGACAGGAGCTCTCTCACGATGGAGGTGGCCTTTCCTCTTATCCGCATCCGCGATTAATGCCGGAGTTCTGGGAATTTCCCACCGTCTCCATGGGTCTTGGACCGTTGAATGCCATTTATCAAGCGCGTTTTAATCGCTATCTGCACAACCGCGGCATAAAAGACACCAGCCAGCAGAATGTCTGGGCATACCTGGGCGATGGCGAGATGGACGAGCCAGAAAGTCTTGGTGCAATCGGACTCGCAGCGCGCGAAGGACTAGACAACCTGACATTCGTCATCAACTGCAACCTGCAACGCCTAGATGGACCAGTTCGTGGCAACGGAAAAATCATCCAAGAACTTGAATCCATCTTTGGTGGAGCAGGTTGGAACGTCATTAAAGTCGTATGGGGTCGGGAATGGGATCCGCTATTAGCCCAAGATAGGGAAGGCGCACTCGTCCAACTCATGAATCAAACCCCGGATGGGGATTATCAAACTTTCAAAGCAGAAAGTGGCGCGTACGTGCGCGAGCATTTCTTTGGTCGCGATCCCCGCACAGCCGCAATGGTCGCCAATTGGTCCGATGATAAAATCTGGGGACTCAAGCGCGGTGGTCACGACTATCGAAAGCTCTATGCCGCCTATAGCGAAGCCGTCAATCACAAGGGAAGACCGACAGTTATTCTGGCAAAGACCATCAAGGGCTGGACTCTTGGATCAAGTTTCGAAGGTCGCAACTCAACGCACCAGATGAAGAAAATGACTTTGGAAGACATCATGACCTTCCGCGATCGCCTGCAGATTCCAGTTCCAGATGACCAACTTGACGCGAAATTACCTCCTTATTACAAACCTGCAGAGGATTCTCCAGAGACCCAGTATCTGCTGGAGCGCCGTAGAGCCCTGGGTGGATCTATCCCGCGCCGTCGCACCCAATCCCGGCCACTGCCGCAGCCAGCCGATTCCGTCTATGAATCAGCACGACGCGGCTCGGGAGCGCAAGAAGTTGCGACGACCCAGAGTTTCGTCCGACTTCTCAAAGACCTTCTCAAGGATCCCGGGATGGGAAGTCGATTTGTACCGATCATTCCCGATGAAGCCAGAACTTTTGGAATGGATTCGCTTTTCCCATCACTCAAAATCTATTCCGCGCTGGGGCAGACCTACACATCAGTCGACCGCGAATTAATGCTCTCGTACAAAGAATCTACATCCGGGGTGATTCTTCACGAAGGAATCAATGAGGCGGGATCTGTTGCCTCCTTCACCGCGGTTGGGTCCTCTTACTCCACTCATGACGAACCAATGATTCCGATTTACATCTTCTACTCAATGTTCGGTTTCCAACGGACAGGAGATGCATTCTGGGCGGCAAGCGATCAGATGGTACGGGGATTTGTCCTGGGTGCCACTGCGGGTCGCACCACTCTCAATGGTGAAGGTTTGCAACACGAAGATGGACACTCGCCACTGCTCGCATCAACAAATCCTGCAGTAGTTGCCTACGATCCAGCATTCGCATTCGAAGTCGGTCACATTGTCAAAGATGGTCTGCGACGAATGTACGGTGAAAATAGTGAAAATATCTACTATTACCTGACCGTTTACAACGAGCCTTATGTTCAGCCGGCAGAACCAGAGAATCTGGATGTCGATGGACTACTAAAGGGTATTTATCAGTATTCACCTGCTCGGGGCGACGCAAAGTATCACGCGCAAATTCTTGCCTCGGGTGTAAGCCTCAACTGGGCTCTTAAAGCCCAACAACTTCTTGAAGAAGACTGGGGCGTTTCTGCATCCGTCTGGTCGGTGACCTCATGGAATGAATTACGTCGAGACGGATTGGAAACAAATAAGCACAATTTGCTCCACCCGCACGATCAACGCAAAGCGTACGTCACTACAAAATTGGAGGGTGCCCAAGGCCCTGTTGTCGCGGTAAGTGATTTCATGCGAGGGGTGCAAGATCAAATTCTGCCGTGGGTAGAACAACCATTCCTCTCTCTTGGTACCGATGGCTTCGGATTATCCGATACTCGCGGCGCTCTACGTCGGCATTTCAAAGTGGATGCGCAATCCATCGCGATTGCAGTGCTGTCGCAACTTGCTCAAAGTGGCGAAATCCACTCGAGCCTCGTTGAGGATGCAATAAAAAAGTATCAGATTTTCGACATTTCAGCTGCCGATGCTGGCAACACTGAGGGCTCTGGTTGA
- a CDS encoding DUF3052 domain-containing protein, with protein MAERLGFEPGFLILESGYGDDCDETLRQDIIKFTGNQFISGHVQEVVDAVLLWWRDDGSDLVDELVDALAYLTDGGPIWVITPKVGRPNHVEPSDIQDAAPTAGLSQTSSFSVAPDWSATRLVARKAAKR; from the coding sequence ATGGCAGAAAGATTGGGATTTGAGCCAGGTTTTCTTATTCTGGAATCGGGTTATGGCGATGACTGTGATGAAACGCTTCGCCAGGACATTATTAAATTCACGGGCAATCAATTCATTAGTGGTCATGTGCAAGAGGTGGTCGATGCCGTCCTGCTCTGGTGGCGAGATGACGGAAGCGATCTGGTAGACGAATTGGTCGATGCCCTTGCATACCTAACTGATGGCGGTCCGATCTGGGTTATCACTCCGAAAGTTGGTAGACCTAATCATGTTGAACCAAGTGATATTCAAGATGCAGCACCGACTGCGGGGCTAAGTCAGACATCTTCATTTTCGGTTGCACCGGATTGGTCCGCGACACGATTGGTGGCACGAAAGGCCGCTAAGCGATAA
- a CDS encoding alpha-1,4-glucan--maltose-1-phosphate maltosyltransferase → MIGRIPITDVSPVSLLGGEFVPVKAIPGEIITVSATVFREGHDALGAQVVVLDSSGVEIYRKRMVEIWPGSDRYQAELALPVTGDFAFFVESFDDPYATWHHDSEIKISANIDPELCCEMGSLIFAEAIGSSSNKLLTNALEALQNRSMAPANRFSIATSGDIRSYFYEKPLRRLVTKTDLFPIRVDRERALVGAWYEFFPRSEGATAHASGTFATAAKRLADVAAMGFDVLYLPPIHPIGLTFRKGANNSLNPRANEPGVPWAIGNRDGGHDAINPELGTMQDFEGFVSSAKTVGLEVAMDFALQVSPDHPWVKAHPEWFNHRPDGTIAYAENPPKKYQDIYPINFDKDYNGILAEVTRIVRFWVSKGVTIFRVDNPHTKPLHFWQEFLKIIREQNPEVIFLAEAFTRPPMMHALGKVGFHQSYTYFTWRTSKQELISYGNEVATETSAFFRPSFWVNTPDILPFHLQTGIPAIFALRAVLASTLSPSWGMYAGYELFEHEPLKEGSEEYKNSEKYQIRIRDFEGAKEKGNTLAPFIGTLNQIRKEHRALQRLRNLIFHNTGSDAIIAYSKKEGSDLILVVVNLDPTCPQETVVHWDMNALGIDSEKFAVTDLIDGTSFEWSSDTFIRLDPTGSRGKVAHIAHVNFG, encoded by the coding sequence TTGATAGGGCGAATTCCAATCACGGATGTCTCCCCCGTTTCTCTTCTCGGGGGAGAATTCGTTCCTGTCAAAGCAATCCCCGGCGAAATCATCACAGTATCTGCCACTGTTTTTCGTGAAGGTCACGATGCGCTTGGAGCGCAGGTAGTCGTACTGGATTCTTCAGGAGTTGAGATTTACCGGAAACGAATGGTCGAGATCTGGCCAGGAAGTGATCGATATCAAGCAGAGCTCGCCCTTCCCGTCACTGGTGATTTCGCATTCTTTGTTGAATCTTTTGATGACCCGTACGCAACCTGGCACCATGACAGCGAAATCAAAATAAGTGCGAATATCGACCCCGAACTCTGTTGCGAAATGGGCTCCCTAATTTTTGCGGAAGCTATCGGCTCCTCATCGAACAAACTTCTAACAAATGCTCTAGAAGCACTTCAGAACAGGTCGATGGCACCCGCCAACCGATTCTCAATCGCCACAAGCGGAGATATACGAAGTTATTTCTATGAAAAACCACTTCGCCGATTAGTGACCAAAACCGACTTATTTCCGATCCGAGTGGACCGCGAACGTGCCCTCGTCGGGGCATGGTATGAATTCTTTCCCCGAAGTGAAGGCGCTACTGCACATGCAAGCGGAACTTTTGCCACAGCAGCCAAGCGACTTGCTGACGTGGCGGCAATGGGATTTGACGTTCTGTACTTGCCGCCAATTCACCCCATTGGCCTGACTTTCCGCAAAGGCGCAAACAACTCACTTAATCCAAGGGCCAATGAGCCGGGAGTGCCGTGGGCAATTGGCAATAGAGATGGTGGGCACGACGCGATAAATCCCGAACTTGGCACCATGCAGGATTTTGAAGGTTTTGTAAGTAGTGCAAAGACAGTTGGATTAGAAGTAGCTATGGATTTCGCGCTCCAAGTTTCACCCGATCATCCTTGGGTGAAAGCCCACCCCGAATGGTTCAACCACAGGCCCGATGGAACAATTGCCTACGCCGAGAATCCACCTAAGAAATACCAAGATATTTACCCAATTAACTTTGATAAAGATTACAACGGCATTCTCGCTGAGGTGACGCGGATCGTTCGATTCTGGGTCAGCAAGGGTGTCACAATTTTCCGAGTAGATAATCCGCACACAAAGCCACTCCACTTCTGGCAAGAATTCCTCAAAATAATCAGAGAGCAGAATCCAGAAGTAATCTTTCTGGCAGAGGCATTTACCCGCCCTCCCATGATGCACGCACTGGGCAAAGTTGGATTTCACCAGTCGTATACATACTTCACGTGGCGGACAAGCAAGCAAGAACTCATTTCATACGGCAACGAAGTTGCCACCGAGACGAGCGCGTTCTTTCGTCCAAGTTTCTGGGTGAATACGCCCGACATTCTTCCTTTCCACTTACAGACCGGAATTCCCGCCATCTTTGCACTTCGTGCGGTCCTCGCCAGCACACTCTCGCCTTCATGGGGGATGTATGCAGGGTACGAACTTTTTGAGCACGAACCTTTGAAGGAGGGTAGCGAGGAGTACAAGAATTCTGAAAAATATCAGATACGGATCCGTGATTTTGAGGGCGCGAAAGAGAAGGGCAACACCTTGGCTCCATTTATCGGCACGCTCAATCAGATTCGCAAAGAGCACCGGGCGTTGCAACGCTTACGCAATCTAATATTCCATAACACTGGCTCTGATGCCATTATTGCCTACTCCAAGAAAGAAGGGTCAGATCTCATCCTTGTGGTCGTCAACCTCGATCCCACCTGTCCCCAAGAAACAGTGGTGCACTGGGATATGAATGCTCTTGGAATTGATTCTGAAAAGTTTGCCGTAACCGATTTAATTGACGGAACATCTTTTGAATGGTCCAGCGATACTTTTATTCGATTAGATCCCACGGGATCACGTGGCAAAGTCGCGCATATCGCACATGTGAATTTCGGATAA